From Rhodococcus sp. B7740:
TCGTGGATGTGCAAGTGCAACCGAACGTTCCGCCGAAAGTGCACGGACCTTTACCCTACCGACTGACCGACTCCGCCGGTCGACAAGACACCGCCTTTGGTCGGCGTCGGTCCCGGGGTGCGTCAGTTGGTGAGCTGATCGACGAGCTCTGCGGCGCTGTCGACCGACTCGAGCAGCGCACCGACGTGCGATTTGGTGCCCCGGAGCGGCTCGAGAGTCGGGATGCGAACGAGGGAGTCACCGCCGAGATCGAAGATGACCGAGTCCCAGCTCGCCGCAGCGATGTCTGCTCCGAACTTGCGCAGGCATTCGCCGCGGAAGTACGCCCTCGTGTCCTCCGGCGGCGTGCCGACGGCATCGAGCACCTGCTGTTCGGTGACCAGTCGATCCATCGACCCACGAGCGACCAGCCGGTTGTACAGGCCTTTGTCCAGCCGAACATCGGAGTACTGCAGATCGACCAGATGCAGCCGCGGAGCCGACCACCCGAGCCCCTCGCGCTGGCGGAATCCTTCCAGCAGGCGCAGTTTCGCGGGCCAGTCCAGCAGATGGGCGCACTCCATCGGATCCCGCTCGAGAAGGTCGAGGACCATGGCCCACTTGTCGAGCACGTCGAGTGCGCGCGCATCGTCACTGCCCTCGGCAGCGACGAACTTGGCAACGCGCTGGTGGTAGATCCGCTGCAGCGCAAGCCCGGTCAGTTCGCGGCCGTCGGCGAGAGCGACGGCCTTGCGCAGCGTCGGATCGTGGCTGATCTGATGGACTGCGGTCACCGGCCTGGCCAGCTGCAGATCGGACAGGTCGACGCCGGCTTCGATGATGTCGAGCACGAGCGCTGTGGTGCCGACCTTGAGGTAGGTCGACATCTCGGCGAGATTGGCGTCGCCGATGATGCAGTGCAGGCGGCGATACTTGTCCGCGTCCGCGTGCGGTTCGTCGCGCGTGTTGATGATGCCGCGTTTGAGGGTGGTCTCGAGGCCCACCTCCACCTCGATGTAATCCGCCCGCTGCGAGAGCTGGAAGCCTGCCTCGTCGCCGGACTGGCCGATCCCGACGCGTCCGGACCCGGTGATGACCTGCCTCGAAGCGAAGAACGGCGACAGACCCGCGATGACCGCCGAGAACGGCGTCTCGCGCGACATCAGGTAGTTCTCGTGAGTGCCGTACGACGCGCCCTTACCGTCGACGTTGTTCTTGTACAGCTGCAGGCGCGGCGCTCCCGGGACGCTCGACGCATGGCGGGCTGCGGCTTCCATCACGCGCTCGCCTGCCTTGTCCCAGATGACTGCGTCCAGCGGGTCACGTACCTCCGGAGCCGAGTACTCGGGGTGGGCGTGATCGACGTACAGGCGAGCACCGTTGGTGAGAATCATGTTGGCTGCGCCGATCTCGTCGGCGTCGATCACCGGTGCGGGGCCACTGAAGCGTCCGAGGTCGAAGCCGCGTGCGTCACGCAGCGGCGATTCGACCTCGTAGTCCCAGCGCGTGCGCTTGGCCCGGGGAACTCCGGCGGCCGCCGCGTAGGCGAGCACTGCCTGGGTCGACGTCAGGATCGGGTTGGCGGTGGGTTCGGTGGGCGAAGAAATGCCGTACTCGACCTCGATACCGATGATGCGCTGCATGTGTCGAGCCTAGACGTCGACCGAAGAGCGCATTCGGGGCGCGCCCTGTGCGGACGCGCCCCGAAAGTGGTGTTGGACGAAGCTAC
This genomic window contains:
- the dop gene encoding depupylase/deamidase Dop, producing MQRIIGIEVEYGISSPTEPTANPILTSTQAVLAYAAAAGVPRAKRTRWDYEVESPLRDARGFDLGRFSGPAPVIDADEIGAANMILTNGARLYVDHAHPEYSAPEVRDPLDAVIWDKAGERVMEAAARHASSVPGAPRLQLYKNNVDGKGASYGTHENYLMSRETPFSAVIAGLSPFFASRQVITGSGRVGIGQSGDEAGFQLSQRADYIEVEVGLETTLKRGIINTRDEPHADADKYRRLHCIIGDANLAEMSTYLKVGTTALVLDIIEAGVDLSDLQLARPVTAVHQISHDPTLRKAVALADGRELTGLALQRIYHQRVAKFVAAEGSDDARALDVLDKWAMVLDLLERDPMECAHLLDWPAKLRLLEGFRQREGLGWSAPRLHLVDLQYSDVRLDKGLYNRLVARGSMDRLVTEQQVLDAVGTPPEDTRAYFRGECLRKFGADIAAASWDSVIFDLGGDSLVRIPTLEPLRGTKSHVGALLESVDSAAELVDQLTN